A genomic segment from Pristiophorus japonicus isolate sPriJap1 chromosome 16, sPriJap1.hap1, whole genome shotgun sequence encodes:
- the LOC139227165 gene encoding parvalbumin-like EF-hand-containing protein, with amino-acid sequence MDSSNFNKHVKQVAHAMGSSLTDHDISLMPSELRLRGPFNYHKFFEYMETFKQQKQLDESIRNAFEMLDKDKSGYIEWNEMKYILSTIPTTVPLAPLSDEEADAMLQAADVDGDGRIDFKEFEAMVKEEKMPRKK; translated from the exons ATGGATTCTTCCAATTTCAACAAACATGTAAAGCAGGTTGCTCATGCTATGGGCAGCTCTCTGACAGACCACGATATTTCCCTCATGCCCAGCGAACTAAGACTCAGAG GTCCATTTAATTACCACAAGTTCTTTGAGTATATGGAAACCTTCAAGCAACAAAAGCAACTTGATGAATCGATTCGGAATGCATTTGAAATGCTGGATAAGGACAAGAGTGGTTACATCGAATGGAATGAAATGAA ATACATCCTGTCGACAATCCCCACCACTGTGCCACTTGCCCCTCTGTCAGATGAAGAAGCTGATGCTATGCTCCAAGCAGCGGACGTCGATGGAGATGGAAGGATTGACTTTAAAG AGTTTGAAGCTATGGTTAAAGAAGAAAAGATGCCAAGGAAAAAGTAA